A genomic region of Mesobacillus jeotgali contains the following coding sequences:
- the dnaK gene encoding molecular chaperone DnaK → MSKIIGIDLGTTNSCVAVLEGGEPKVIPNPEGNRTTPSVIAFKNGERQVGEVAKRQAITNPNTIISIKRHMGTDHKVEAEGKEYSPQELSAVILQYLKSYAEDYLGEPVTKAVITVPAYFNDAERQATKDAGRIAGLEVERIINEPTAAALAYGLDKMDEDQTILVYDLGGGTFDVSILELGDGVFEVKSTAGDNRLGGDDFDQVIIDYLVEQFKKENGIDLSKDKMALQRLKDAAEKAKKDLSGVTSTQISLPFITAGEAGPLHLEVNLTRAKFEELSADLVERTMGPTRQALKDAGLSPSELDKVILVGGSTRIPAVQEAIKKETGKDPHRGVNPDEVVAMGAAIQGGVISGDVKDVVLLDVTPLSLGIETMGGVFTKLIDRNTTIPTSKSQVFSTAADNQTAVDIHVLQGERSMASANKTLGRFQLADIPPAPRGVPQIEVTFDIDKNGIVNVRAKDLGTNKEQQITIKSSTGLSDDEIDRMVREAEENAEADKKLKEEVELRNEADQLVFTTEKTLKDLEGKVEEEEVKKANEAKDELKAAIEKGEIEEIRTKKDALQKIVTNLSVKLYEEAAKQQQAQQGAEGQEGTKKDDNVVDAEFEEVNDDK, encoded by the coding sequence ATGAGTAAAATCATCGGTATTGACTTAGGAACAACTAACTCTTGTGTTGCCGTACTAGAAGGCGGCGAACCAAAGGTAATCCCAAATCCAGAAGGAAACAGAACTACTCCTTCTGTTATCGCGTTCAAAAATGGTGAGCGCCAGGTTGGTGAAGTGGCAAAACGCCAGGCAATCACTAACCCTAACACAATCATCTCTATTAAGCGTCACATGGGTACAGACCATAAAGTTGAAGCGGAAGGCAAAGAATATTCACCGCAGGAATTATCAGCAGTTATTCTTCAATACTTGAAGTCTTATGCTGAAGATTATCTTGGTGAGCCTGTAACAAAAGCGGTTATCACTGTTCCTGCTTACTTTAACGATGCGGAACGCCAGGCAACTAAGGATGCTGGAAGAATAGCAGGCCTTGAAGTTGAGCGTATCATTAACGAGCCAACTGCCGCAGCACTTGCGTACGGCCTGGATAAAATGGATGAAGACCAGACAATCCTCGTTTATGACCTTGGCGGCGGTACTTTCGACGTTTCAATCCTTGAACTTGGCGATGGCGTTTTCGAAGTTAAATCTACTGCTGGTGACAACCGACTTGGCGGTGACGACTTCGACCAGGTAATCATTGACTACTTGGTAGAACAATTCAAGAAAGAAAATGGCATTGACCTTTCAAAAGATAAGATGGCTCTTCAGCGTCTAAAAGATGCTGCTGAAAAAGCAAAGAAGGATCTTTCTGGTGTAACTTCAACACAGATTTCCCTTCCATTCATCACTGCTGGAGAAGCCGGACCACTTCACCTTGAAGTGAACCTGACTCGCGCTAAATTTGAAGAGCTTTCTGCAGATTTGGTAGAACGTACAATGGGACCAACTCGCCAGGCGCTTAAAGATGCTGGCCTAAGCCCATCAGAGCTTGATAAAGTCATCCTGGTCGGTGGATCTACACGTATCCCGGCTGTACAGGAAGCAATTAAAAAGGAAACTGGAAAAGACCCTCACAGAGGCGTTAACCCTGATGAAGTTGTAGCAATGGGCGCAGCAATCCAGGGCGGCGTTATCTCTGGTGATGTTAAGGATGTCGTTCTTCTTGACGTTACTCCGCTATCACTTGGTATCGAAACAATGGGCGGCGTATTCACAAAGCTGATCGATCGTAATACAACGATCCCTACGTCAAAGTCACAGGTATTCTCAACAGCTGCTGACAATCAGACTGCTGTAGATATTCACGTGCTTCAAGGTGAGCGTTCAATGGCATCAGCCAACAAGACACTTGGCCGCTTCCAGTTGGCTGATATCCCGCCAGCACCACGCGGAGTACCTCAAATCGAAGTAACATTCGATATCGACAAGAACGGTATCGTAAACGTACGTGCTAAAGACCTTGGCACAAACAAAGAACAGCAGATCACAATCAAGTCTTCTACTGGCCTTTCTGATGATGAAATCGACCGCATGGTAAGAGAAGCGGAGGAAAACGCTGAAGCTGACAAGAAGCTTAAAGAAGAAGTAGAACTTCGCAACGAAGCTGATCAACTGGTCTTCACTACTGAAAAAACCTTGAAGGACCTTGAAGGAAAAGTAGAGGAAGAAGAAGTGAAGAAAGCTAATGAAGCGAAAGACGAGCTGAAGGCTGCAATCGAAAAAGGTGAAATTGAAGAAATCCGTACTAAGAAGGATGCTCTTCAAAAGATCGTTACAAACCTGAGCGTAAAGCTTTATGAAGAAGCTGCCAAGCAACAGCAGGCACAGCAAGGCGCAGAAGGTCAAGAAGGAACGAAGAAAGACGACAATGTCGTAGACGCAGAATTCGAAGAAGTAAATGACGATAAATAA
- the grpE gene encoding nucleotide exchange factor GrpE: MTEERNTEQELNSQTEEETVEEVFAENEASENTEEMPAQDPMEQKVAELEGKLEEADNRYLRLQADFDNFRRRSRIELEASAKYRAQNIISDLLPAIDNFERALKMDVDNEQAKSLKQGVEMVYRSLLDALKNEGVEIIEAVGKEFDPHLHQAVMQAEDENFGPNIVVEEFQKGYMLKDRIIRPAMVKVNQ, translated from the coding sequence GTGACAGAAGAGAGAAATACTGAGCAAGAATTGAACAGCCAGACGGAAGAAGAAACGGTTGAGGAAGTTTTTGCTGAAAATGAAGCTTCTGAAAATACTGAAGAGATGCCAGCTCAAGATCCGATGGAGCAAAAGGTGGCTGAACTAGAAGGGAAGCTTGAGGAAGCCGACAACCGTTACTTGCGCCTTCAGGCTGATTTTGACAACTTCCGCCGCCGTTCAAGGATTGAACTTGAAGCGAGCGCTAAATATAGAGCCCAAAACATTATTTCCGATTTGCTGCCAGCAATCGACAACTTTGAGCGTGCTTTGAAGATGGATGTGGATAATGAACAGGCTAAATCCCTTAAGCAGGGAGTGGAAATGGTATACCGCAGCTTGCTTGATGCCCTGAAAAATGAAGGGGTTGAAATAATTGAAGCTGTTGGCAAGGAATTCGATCCCCATCTTCATCAAGCTGTCATGCAGGCTGAAGATGAAAATTTCGGTCCTAACATTGTTGTTGAAGAGTTCCAAAAAGGCTATATGCTAAAGGACCGCATTATTCGTCCAGCAATGGTGAAAGTGAACCAGTAA
- the hrcA gene encoding heat-inducible transcriptional repressor HrcA: MLTDRQVLILQVIVDDFIRSAQPIGSRSLSKKEEINFSSATIRNEMADLEDMGFIEKTHTSSGRIPSEKGYRFYVDNLLLPQKVNHSDMAAVKSIFAERIYELEKIVQKSAKILSEMTNYTSIVLGPAVKDNRLKKLQIVPLTKDTAIAIIVTDTGHVENRMFNFPTSVDPSDVEKMVNILNERLAGVPLTSLNSKIYKEIALLLRQHISSYDTLLHSIADTLNLPSHEKVFFGGKTNILSQPEFNDVEKIRSLMNMIEHEDGLYQLIKQNPAGINVRIGTENDNSAMENCSLITATYAIGEEKLGTIAVLGPTRMEYSRVISLLQLISTDLSKVLTDLYQNK; this comes from the coding sequence TTGTTAACAGATCGTCAGGTGCTCATTTTGCAGGTGATTGTTGATGACTTTATTCGTTCAGCTCAGCCGATAGGTTCAAGGAGCTTGTCGAAAAAGGAAGAAATTAATTTCAGTTCGGCGACAATCCGAAATGAAATGGCGGATTTGGAGGATATGGGATTTATTGAAAAAACCCATACATCCTCTGGAAGGATTCCGTCCGAAAAGGGATATCGGTTTTATGTGGATAATCTTCTGCTGCCGCAAAAAGTAAATCATTCAGATATGGCGGCGGTTAAATCGATTTTTGCCGAACGGATATACGAACTCGAAAAAATCGTGCAGAAGTCAGCAAAAATCCTGTCTGAAATGACGAATTATACTTCAATTGTGTTAGGACCGGCTGTTAAGGACAACAGATTGAAGAAGCTTCAGATCGTTCCGTTGACAAAGGACACTGCGATTGCCATTATCGTGACGGACACTGGGCATGTTGAAAACAGGATGTTCAATTTCCCGACAAGTGTCGACCCTTCTGATGTTGAAAAAATGGTCAACATCCTGAACGAACGCTTGGCAGGAGTTCCGCTTACAAGCCTCAACTCTAAGATTTACAAGGAGATAGCCCTGCTGTTGCGCCAGCATATAAGCAGCTATGATACTCTCCTGCACTCGATTGCGGACACGCTCAATCTGCCTTCGCATGAAAAAGTGTTTTTTGGCGGCAAGACCAATATCCTAAGCCAGCCAGAATTCAACGATGTCGAGAAAATCCGCAGCCTTATGAACATGATTGAGCATGAGGACGGTTTATATCAACTGATCAAACAAAATCCGGCAGGGATTAACGTAAGGATCGGCACGGAAAATGATAATTCAGCGATGGAAAATTGCAGTCTCATAACTGCAACCTATGCAATTGGCGAAGAGAAATTGGGAACAATTGCGGTTTTAGGTCCAACGCGTATGGAGTATTCACGTGTCATCAGCTTGCTGCAATTGATCAGCACAGATTTGTCCAAGGTGCTGACTGACCTGTATCAAAATAAATAG
- the hemW gene encoding radical SAM family heme chaperone HemW, whose translation MKAAYIHIPFCHHICHYCDFNKVFMKGQPVDEYLEALEKEMSLSVNKQVMETVFVGGGTPTALNEKQLDKLVSAINGQLNIDTNTEYTFEANPGDLSKEKLAILKKAGVNRLSFGVQTFNDELLKKIGRSHRAKDVFESIENAKAAGFDNISIDLIYSLPGQTKQDFIESIQTALGLGLVHYSGYSLIIEPKTVFYNLLQKGKLPLPGEDAEAEMYEILMEQMDIGGLRQYEISNFAVPGFESRHNLTYWNNEEYYGFGAGAHGYVNGIRQSNFGPLKKYMEPLSKGELPIIDAHKVTLEEKMEEEMFLGLRKTEGVSIRHFEEKFGRNPLDLFSGQIKDWSAKGLLKSDGDKISLTRQGRLLGNEVFQSFIGVSNH comes from the coding sequence ATGAAAGCAGCATACATCCATATCCCTTTTTGCCATCATATTTGCCATTACTGTGATTTCAATAAAGTATTCATGAAGGGTCAGCCAGTTGATGAGTACCTGGAGGCACTTGAAAAAGAAATGAGCCTGTCGGTTAACAAACAAGTAATGGAAACTGTTTTTGTCGGTGGCGGTACACCAACAGCCTTGAATGAGAAACAGTTGGATAAGCTTGTTTCAGCGATCAACGGGCAGCTAAACATAGACACCAATACGGAATATACCTTTGAAGCGAACCCGGGCGACCTGTCAAAAGAAAAGCTGGCGATCCTGAAGAAGGCTGGTGTCAATCGGCTGAGTTTTGGAGTACAGACTTTTAATGATGAACTTTTGAAAAAAATCGGCCGCAGCCATAGGGCGAAGGATGTATTTGAATCAATTGAAAATGCGAAAGCAGCAGGTTTTGATAATATCAGCATCGACTTGATATACAGCCTACCTGGCCAGACAAAGCAGGATTTCATAGAATCAATCCAAACAGCCCTCGGATTAGGACTCGTACATTATTCAGGGTATTCGTTAATCATTGAACCGAAAACAGTGTTCTACAACTTACTGCAAAAAGGCAAGCTCCCACTGCCAGGTGAGGATGCGGAGGCAGAAATGTATGAAATACTAATGGAGCAAATGGATATCGGGGGCCTTAGGCAATATGAGATCAGCAATTTCGCTGTCCCAGGATTCGAAAGCAGACACAACCTTACCTATTGGAACAACGAAGAATATTACGGGTTCGGTGCCGGGGCTCATGGGTATGTCAATGGAATCAGGCAGTCAAATTTCGGACCACTAAAAAAATATATGGAACCTTTATCCAAAGGTGAACTTCCAATCATTGATGCGCATAAAGTGACCCTTGAGGAAAAAATGGAAGAGGAAATGTTCCTCGGACTACGAAAGACTGAAGGTGTCTCGATTCGACACTTTGAGGAAAAATTTGGCCGGAATCCGCTCGACTTATTTTCGGGTCAAATCAAAGATTGGTCTGCGAAAGGTCTTCTGAAAAGTGATGGAGATAAAATCTCACTAACAAGACAGGGGCGCCTTCTCGGTAATGAAGTTTTTCAATCATTCATCGGGGTATCAAATCATTGA